GCTAGTTCAAAAAGAGAAGCTAGAGAATTTTTAACTAATAAAGCAATTATGATTAATAATCAAATAATAGAAGATGAAAACACTTTAATAAGTAGTTTTGATTTAATTCAAAATAAATATTTATTAGTTAAAAAAGGTAAGAAAAAATATTTTGTTATTTTAATAAAATAAAAATCTAAGTTACTTAAAACTTAGATTTTTTTGTTTATATTTTCAAAAATATTATTAATTTATTGTTTTTTTTATAGTTTTATAATTTGTTTAATAACTTATTTTTTGATATTTTTTAAACTTATATCTCAACTTATAACTAGTATTATTTTAAAACTATAAAAAACTCACTAAAATTAATATAAGGAGTAATATGAACTATATATCTTTATTAACTATTAAAAATCAATATGATTTTTTAGAATCTTTAATTACTATTGATCAATATATAGAATTTATTAAAAAAAATAAACTTAGTTATGCTTTTTATAGTGAAACTCATACTATGTATGGTGTTGCTGAGTTTTTTAAAAAAGCTACTGATAATAACATAAAACCAATAATTGGTTTAACAATTGAATTTGAAGATTCTACTAAACTAATAATTTATGCTAAAAACAAAAAAGGTTATCAAATTCTTAATTTTGTTTCTAGTTTTTTAAATGATGGATTTAATCATTATGATTATGAAATTAAAGAATATATTTTAGAACTAGTTAATAATAATGTAGTTGTTGTTGGATTAATTAATGATCTAGATTTTAAAACACATTTAATTAATAAGTTAAATAATGATTTTTATGATGTTAAAGAATTAAATTTATATTTTAATCAAATAAGTTATTTAGATATAAATGATCAAAAAACTTTTAATATTTTAAATGCGATTAAAACTAATAAAACAATAGATCAAATTCAAAATATTAATAATTATTTTTATCCAGATAATGATTATTTAATAAAAAATTATTCATTAGAAAATATTAAAAAAGTTATTAGTGAAATTAATTTAAAAGTTGATTTTAACTTATTTGATAGTAATGAAAAACACTTAGTAAAATACAAAAATATAAATAACTTATCTTCTTTTGAATATTTGCGTCAAGTTTGTTTATTGTCATTAAAAAAATATCAACAAAAAATTAAGCCTTATTTAGATTTAAAACTATATATTAATAGATTAAATTATGAATTAGAAGTTATTAAACAAATGGGGTTTAGTGATTATTTTTTAATAGTTAGTGATTATGTAAATTTTGCAAAAAAAAATGATATTTTAGTAGGTCCTGGTAGAGGAAGTGCTGCTGGTAGTTTAATTAGCTATTTATTAAGAATTACAGATATTGATCCATTAGAATATGATTTACTATTTGAAAGATTTTTAAATCCAGATCGTTCTAATTTACCAGATATTGACTTAGATTTTCAAGATAATAGAAGAGAAGAAGTTTTAGAATATTTATTTGAAAAATACGGTAAATATCATGTTGGTATGATTACAACTTATCAAACTATTGGTTATAAAATGGCTTGAAGAGATGTATGTAGAGTTTTTAATATTGATTTATTAATCGTTAATAAAATTTCTAAAGTTTTAGATCAATACACAAATTCTGATTTTTTAGAATTTATTAAAGAAAATAAATTATTAAATGATTATTTTCAAAATGATTTATTTAAAGAAATATTTATAACAATGGATAAAATTGTAGGCCTACCACGTCAAACATCAACACATGCAGCTGGAATTGTATTAACTGATTGTGATTTAAGAGAACTTGTTCCTATTAAAATTGGGTTTAATGGAATTAATCAAACTCAATTTGATATGAATTATTTAGATGCTTTAGGTTTAATTAAAATGGATATTTTAGGGCTAAGAAATTTAACCACTATTCAAGAAATTAAACACTTAATATATTTAAATCAAAACTTAAAAATTAGCTTAAATAAAATTGATTTAAATGATAAAAAAGCTTTTGAGCTTTTAAAAAATAAACAAACCTCAGGAATTTTTCAACTTGAATCAAAAGGAATGACTGATTTAATTTCAAAAATGCAAGTTGATTCTATTGAACAAATTTCAATAGCTTCAGCTTTATATCGTCCAGGTCCTCAAGAAATGATTCCTATTTATTTAGAAAATAAAAAAACTAATAAGTTTAAAATCATTGATAAAAGTGTTTATGAAATTTTAAAACCAACTTATGGAATTATTGTTTATCAAGAACAAGTGATGCAAATGCTTAATAAAGTAGCTA
This genomic window from Mycoplasma mycoides subsp. capri contains:
- the dnaE gene encoding DNA polymerase III subunit alpha, translating into MNYISLLTIKNQYDFLESLITIDQYIEFIKKNKLSYAFYSETHTMYGVAEFFKKATDNNIKPIIGLTIEFEDSTKLIIYAKNKKGYQILNFVSSFLNDGFNHYDYEIKEYILELVNNNVVVVGLINDLDFKTHLINKLNNDFYDVKELNLYFNQISYLDINDQKTFNILNAIKTNKTIDQIQNINNYFYPDNDYLIKNYSLENIKKVISEINLKVDFNLFDSNEKHLVKYKNINNLSSFEYLRQVCLLSLKKYQQKIKPYLDLKLYINRLNYELEVIKQMGFSDYFLIVSDYVNFAKKNDILVGPGRGSAAGSLISYLLRITDIDPLEYDLLFERFLNPDRSNLPDIDLDFQDNRREEVLEYLFEKYGKYHVGMITTYQTIGYKMAWRDVCRVFNIDLLIVNKISKVLDQYTNSDFLEFIKENKLLNDYFQNDLFKEIFITMDKIVGLPRQTSTHAAGIVLTDCDLRELVPIKIGFNGINQTQFDMNYLDALGLIKMDILGLRNLTTIQEIKHLIYLNQNLKISLNKIDLNDKKAFELLKNKQTSGIFQLESKGMTDLISKMQVDSIEQISIASALYRPGPQEMIPIYLENKKTNKFKIIDKSVYEILKPTYGIIVYQEQVMQMLNKVANFSYAKADIIRRAMSKKNNKVMQSMKLEFINSAIKNNFSYNKANLIWNWIEKFSNYGFNKSHSISYSYISYWLAYFKAHFTTEFYTSLLDQNIGNEIKTQQYIKELYDYKIKVNKPSVINSNFNYQIINKQIYMPLTCIKSIGYEVVKKINLAKTENENMYLDIHNFILAMIKQKINVNVLQTLIKAGALDIFNYNKKTMIENLDLLISQANAYKQVNNILDDEKINLIIYDEYEDEILASFEKELYGFFIDQNPILKLKTNNFNLNLIDISKLEYNKVQVILGYILKIKEIKDKNNNKMAFVTVFDNTSEVELTIFSSDYKDISDQLIENKAYVFKVLKTKTNNKTSIKFISLIKAI